One Aegilops tauschii subsp. strangulata cultivar AL8/78 chromosome 7, Aet v6.0, whole genome shotgun sequence genomic window carries:
- the LOC109760100 gene encoding NAC domain-containing protein 21/22: MNSLSMVEARLPPGFRFHPRDDELVLDYLAKKLGGGGGGGAAAAAASIYGCPTMVDVDLNKIEPWDLPEIAFIGGKEWYFYSLRDRKYATGQRTNRATESGYWKATGKDRSISRKGLLVGMRKTLVFYQGRAPKGKKTEWVMHEFRKEGQGDLMKLPLKEDWVLCRVFYKTRATVAKPPTGSSYNIDSAAATSLPPLVDNYIAFDHPGVSTVQNLEGYEQVPCFSNGPSSHLSSSASMNIPVTAMAPMAGDPEQQHMGKAIKDALSQLTRFEQGNVKREAPAQGGVFAQDGFEYLAESGFSQMWNSLNGFSS; the protein is encoded by the exons ATGAATTCGCTGAGCATGGTGGAGGCGAGGCTGCCGCCGGGGTTCAGGTTCCACCCGCGGGACGACGAGCTCGTGCTCGACTACCTGGCAAAGaaactcggcggcggcggcggcggaggggcggcggctgcggcggcgagCATCTACGGCTGCCCCACCATGGTCGACGTCGATCTCAACAAGATCGAGCCCTGGGACCTCCCTG AAATTGCATTCATTGGCGGCAAGGAGTGGTACTTCTACAGCTTGAGGGACAGGAAGTACGCTACAGGCCAGAGAACAAATAGAGCAACTGAATCGGGCTACTGGAAGGCCACCGGAAAAGACCGATCGATAAGCCGGAAAGGGTTGCTAGTTGGCATGAGAAAAACCCTGGTGTTCTATCAAGGCAGAGCCCCTAAGGGGAAGAAGACTGAGTGGGTCATGCACGAATTCCGCAAGGAAGGGCAAGGCGATCTGATGAAGTTGCCACTCAAG GAGGACTGGGTCTTGTGTAGGGTTTTCTACAAGACTAGGGCAACCGTTGCCAAGCCACCCACAGGGAGCAGCTACAACATTGACAGTGCAGCCGCAACCTCACTGCCTCCTCTCGTTGACAACTACATTGCCTTTGACCATCCTGGAGTGTCGACGGTGCAAAACCTAGAGGGTTATGAGCAAGTGCCCTGCTTCTCCAATGGCCCCTCCTCCCACCTGTCATCATCGGCCTCGATGAACATCCCGGTGACGGCGATGGCGCCCATGGCTGGTGATCCGGAGCAGCAGCACATGGGGAAGGCGATCAAGGACGCGCTGAGCCAGCTCACCAGGTTTGAGCAAGGCAACGTGAAGAGGGAGGCGCCTGCCCAGGGTGGTGTGTTTGCTCAAGATGGGTTCGAGTACTTAGCTGAGAGTGGCTTCTCACAGATGTGGAACTCACTCAATGGATTTTCTAGCTAG